One Bacillota bacterium genomic region harbors:
- the alaS gene encoding alanine--tRNA ligase, whose protein sequence is MRVTGRELRQKFLDFFAARDHLVLDSAPLVPRDDPTLLWINAGVAPLKPYFAGKVEPPRRRLASSQLSLRTTDIENVGHTPRHHTLFEMLGNFSIGDYFKREAIVWAWEYLTGVLGLPRQELWASVHPTDDEARQIWVRDVGLPRERVVDDETNFWDIGPGPCGPCSEIYIDRGPAFGCGSPDCRPGCECSRYLELWNLVFSQFNHLENGEYVPLPRKNIDTGMGLERIASVMQGVSSNFESDLLFPLVNEAARLAGKRYGASEADDVAMRVIADHLRAIAFAVAEGVLPSNEGRGYVIRRLLRRAVRYGQSLGIGEPFLHRLVPVVVDIMGDPYVHLRAAAAQVAGVLRAEEERFRQTLAEGTARALELVAAAKEKGLDRLPGRDAFLLYDTYGFPPDLTADIASEHGLGLDREGFEQAMEEQRERARAARAVEGWDIGSPLDMLLSQYPATDFVGYDRLEEEAVVLALLPPGEADGWTAGPAERGPVQAAQSRAIEPAAGQGNEALGRDRLLNEVPAGGRARVLLDRTPFYAEAGGQVADTGELEHGAMTAGVLDVQRTPGGRILHLVEVERGSLRVGDRVRARVDGDRRLDTARHHTATHLLHRALRQVLGSHATQAGSLVAPDRLRFDFVHYEAPTPAQLRQVEDLVNEQVMADLPVEVLFTSREEAMAMGAVALFGEKYGDTVRVVRMGDFSLELCGGTHVRSTGQVGMFRLTSSSAVGAGVRRVEAVAGRAALAWSRRQEELLVESAGPLGVPPQKLPARVAELRQEVAAAQRRIDSLQASLLGREAKLLASGAVDVDGIKVVAARCPLPDRQAMRTLGDAVRDSLGSGVVILGAEEEGRAYLLAMVSPDLAGRGVHAGRLIKSLAPLVGGGGGGKAHMAEAGGRNPAGIEAALARAVGEVRAQAQEES, encoded by the coding sequence ATGAGGGTGACGGGAAGAGAGTTGAGGCAGAAGTTCCTGGACTTCTTCGCGGCGCGAGATCATCTGGTGCTGGATAGTGCCCCGCTGGTGCCGCGGGATGACCCCACGCTGCTGTGGATCAACGCCGGCGTGGCGCCCCTCAAGCCGTACTTCGCGGGCAAGGTGGAGCCCCCGCGGCGCCGGCTGGCATCCAGTCAGCTCTCCTTACGGACGACCGACATCGAGAACGTGGGGCACACGCCGCGCCATCACACCCTGTTCGAAATGCTGGGCAACTTCTCGATCGGCGACTACTTCAAGCGGGAGGCCATCGTCTGGGCCTGGGAGTACCTGACCGGGGTGCTGGGGTTGCCGCGCCAGGAATTGTGGGCCAGCGTTCACCCCACCGACGACGAGGCTCGCCAGATATGGGTCCGGGACGTGGGGTTGCCGCGCGAAAGGGTGGTGGACGACGAGACCAACTTCTGGGATATCGGCCCCGGCCCGTGCGGACCCTGCTCGGAAATCTACATCGACCGGGGACCGGCCTTCGGATGTGGGTCGCCCGACTGCCGGCCGGGGTGCGAGTGCTCACGGTACCTGGAGTTGTGGAACCTGGTGTTCAGCCAGTTCAACCACCTGGAAAACGGCGAGTATGTTCCCCTGCCCCGCAAGAACATCGATACCGGGATGGGTCTGGAGCGCATCGCCTCCGTGATGCAGGGGGTTAGCTCCAACTTTGAGAGCGACCTGCTCTTCCCCTTAGTGAACGAGGCGGCGCGGCTGGCGGGCAAACGGTACGGAGCCAGCGAAGCGGACGACGTGGCCATGCGGGTGATAGCCGACCACCTGCGGGCCATCGCCTTTGCGGTGGCCGAGGGGGTGTTGCCCTCCAACGAAGGGCGGGGGTACGTGATAAGGCGACTTTTGCGTCGCGCGGTGCGTTACGGGCAGTCTCTGGGCATCGGCGAACCCTTCCTGCACCGGTTGGTGCCGGTGGTGGTGGACATCATGGGGGATCCCTACGTCCACCTACGGGCCGCCGCCGCCCAGGTGGCCGGCGTGCTGCGCGCCGAAGAGGAACGCTTCCGCCAGACCCTGGCCGAAGGCACGGCGCGGGCCCTGGAACTGGTGGCGGCGGCAAAGGAGAAGGGATTGGACAGGCTGCCCGGGCGGGATGCCTTCCTCCTGTACGACACCTACGGGTTCCCGCCCGACCTGACCGCCGACATCGCCTCGGAACACGGCCTGGGTCTGGACCGGGAAGGGTTCGAGCAGGCCATGGAGGAGCAGCGGGAGAGGGCGCGGGCGGCGCGAGCGGTCGAGGGGTGGGACATCGGTTCCCCGCTGGACATGCTCCTCTCCCAGTATCCGGCGACGGATTTCGTCGGATATGACCGCCTGGAGGAAGAGGCGGTGGTGCTCGCCCTCCTGCCGCCCGGCGAAGCCGACGGGTGGACGGCTGGGCCGGCGGAACGCGGGCCGGTCCAGGCGGCACAGAGCCGGGCGATCGAGCCCGCCGCGGGCCAGGGAAATGAGGCTCTCGGGCGGGACAGGCTGCTCAATGAGGTGCCCGCGGGCGGGCGGGCGCGGGTGCTGCTCGACCGGACGCCGTTTTACGCCGAGGCGGGCGGGCAGGTGGCAGATACGGGCGAATTGGAGCACGGGGCCATGACCGCCGGCGTGCTGGATGTCCAGCGCACTCCCGGGGGCCGCATCCTGCACCTGGTAGAGGTGGAGCGGGGCTCCCTGCGGGTGGGAGACCGGGTGCGGGCGCGGGTGGATGGGGACCGCCGCCTGGATACCGCCCGTCACCACACGGCCACTCACCTCCTGCACCGGGCCCTGCGGCAGGTGCTGGGCAGCCATGCCACTCAGGCCGGCTCCCTGGTGGCACCCGACCGCCTGCGCTTCGACTTCGTACACTATGAGGCCCCAACCCCGGCCCAGCTGCGCCAGGTGGAAGACCTGGTGAACGAGCAGGTGATGGCCGACCTCCCCGTGGAGGTACTGTTCACTTCCCGGGAAGAGGCCATGGCCATGGGGGCGGTGGCTCTCTTCGGAGAAAAGTACGGGGACACGGTGCGGGTCGTGCGCATGGGGGATTTCAGCCTTGAACTGTGCGGCGGCACCCATGTGCGTTCTACCGGGCAGGTGGGGATGTTCCGCCTCACCTCCTCCTCGGCGGTGGGGGCGGGTGTGCGGAGGGTGGAGGCGGTGGCGGGGAGGGCCGCTCTGGCCTGGTCCCGGCGCCAGGAAGAACTCCTGGTAGAGTCCGCCGGACCTCTGGGGGTTCCTCCCCAGAAGCTTCCCGCCCGGGTCGCCGAACTGCGTCAGGAAGTGGCTGCTGCCCAGCGGCGCATCGACTCCCTGCAGGCCTCCCTGCTGGGCCGCGAGGCGAAGCTGCTGGCATCCGGGGCCGTGGATGTTGACGGGATCAAGGTGGTGGCGGCTCGCTGCCCGCTCCCCGATCGGCAGGCCATGCGCACCCTGGGTGATGCCGTGCGGGACAGCCTGGGGTCCGGGGTCGTGATCCTGGGGGCCGAGGAAGAAGGCCGCGCGTATCTGCTGGCCATGGTCAGCCCCGACCTGGCCGGGCGGGGCGTGCACGCCGGCCGCCTGATCAAGTCCCTGGCTCCCCTGGTGGGCGGGGGTGGTGGGGGCAAAGCCCACATGGCGGAAGCCGGGGGGCGCAACCCGGCCGGCATCGAGGCAGCCCTGGCGCGCGCCGTCGGCGAAGTTCGTGCCCAGGCGCAGGAGGAATCCTGA